In Prescottella soli, a genomic segment contains:
- a CDS encoding pyridoxal phosphate-dependent aminotransferase, which translates to MPAAPRSRTVSRLQPFASTIFAEMTALATEHDAINLGQGYPDTDGPAAMLDVARQAIADGLNQYPPGPGMPVLRHAIAADRAARYGIVHDPDREVLVTVGATEAISAAILGLVEPGDEVVLVEPYYDSYAAAVALAGATRRSVPMVRDGDRFALDLDALRAAVTPKTRMLVVNSPHNPTGTVLTDAELTAVAQLACERDLLVLSDEVYEHLVFDGRTHTPMASLPGMYERTVTVSSAAKTFNVTGWKTGWACGPAELVDAVRAAKQFMSFVAGGPFQPAVAHALEHEQAWVVEMRNGLQRKRDLLAAALRDAGFGVYSGGGTYFLCADITALGTRDGVEFCRTLPERIGVAAVPISVFTDRPDQWNHLVRFAFCKRDDVLAEAAERLRRLEVSG; encoded by the coding sequence ATGCCCGCAGCGCCTCGCTCCCGTACGGTCTCGCGACTGCAACCCTTCGCATCCACTATCTTCGCCGAGATGACGGCACTCGCCACCGAGCACGACGCGATCAACCTCGGGCAGGGATACCCCGACACGGACGGTCCGGCGGCCATGCTCGATGTCGCGCGGCAGGCCATCGCCGACGGCCTCAACCAGTACCCGCCGGGCCCGGGAATGCCGGTCCTACGCCACGCGATCGCCGCCGACCGCGCCGCGCGGTACGGAATCGTCCACGATCCGGACCGGGAGGTCCTCGTCACCGTCGGGGCGACGGAGGCCATCAGCGCCGCGATCCTCGGACTGGTCGAACCGGGTGACGAGGTGGTGCTCGTCGAGCCGTACTACGACTCGTACGCCGCGGCGGTGGCGCTGGCGGGCGCGACCCGGCGGTCGGTGCCGATGGTGCGCGACGGGGACCGGTTCGCGCTCGACCTCGACGCCCTGCGTGCCGCGGTCACACCGAAGACCCGGATGCTCGTGGTCAACTCGCCGCACAACCCGACCGGGACGGTGCTCACCGACGCGGAGCTGACCGCGGTGGCCCAGTTGGCCTGCGAGCGCGACCTGCTGGTGCTGAGCGACGAGGTGTACGAGCACCTCGTGTTCGACGGCCGCACCCACACCCCGATGGCCTCGCTGCCCGGCATGTACGAACGCACGGTCACCGTGTCGAGTGCCGCGAAGACGTTCAACGTCACCGGCTGGAAGACCGGCTGGGCCTGCGGGCCGGCCGAACTGGTCGACGCCGTCCGCGCGGCGAAGCAGTTCATGTCGTTCGTGGCGGGTGGGCCGTTCCAGCCGGCGGTCGCGCACGCGCTCGAGCACGAGCAGGCCTGGGTGGTCGAGATGCGCAACGGCCTGCAGCGCAAGCGCGACCTGCTCGCCGCGGCCCTGCGCGACGCCGGGTTCGGCGTGTACTCCGGCGGCGGAACCTACTTCCTGTGCGCCGACATCACCGCGCTGGGCACCCGCGACGGCGTCGAGTTCTGCCGGACGCTACCCGAGCGCATCGGCGTGGCCGCGGTCCCGATCAGCGTGTTCACCGACCGTCCCGATCAGTGGAATCACCTGGTGCGCTTCGCCTTCTGCAAGCGTGACGACGTGCTGGCGGAGGCCGCCGAGCGGCTGCGCCGGCTGGAGGTGTCCGGGTGA
- a CDS encoding AraC family transcriptional regulator, giving the protein MSLATIPADFLRRALRLAETAGADLTTAFEASDIDVGVLEDPRARLTPEQVTVFTQATWHLTDDELFGLGAAPVPRGTFRLICLSLIHRPDLGSALERMADVTRALPVPPLTLVPGDDSTRLEVRVDVRGDNYAPEFVDEAFRLVTDFELILLHRFAAWLVGRRVKLRSVLIPYPDPGPRFAKHYDAIFGVPVTFGAQTASLEFDNSILRAPIIQDERSLAEYLRESPNLLLSERDYDSTASQQVRRVLEMGLRGRTCTAEEIAEMLSISVPHLRRLLRQEGTSLNNLREEVLRDAAIAALRRGEPVDELSARLGFSEPSAFRRAFKRWTGATPGAYR; this is encoded by the coding sequence GTGAGCCTGGCGACCATCCCGGCGGACTTCCTCCGTCGCGCCCTTCGCCTCGCCGAGACCGCCGGTGCCGACCTGACGACGGCCTTCGAGGCGTCGGACATCGACGTCGGCGTGCTGGAGGACCCGCGGGCCCGGCTGACGCCGGAACAGGTCACCGTCTTCACCCAGGCCACCTGGCATCTCACGGACGACGAACTGTTCGGACTCGGTGCGGCGCCCGTCCCCCGCGGGACGTTCCGGCTGATCTGCCTGTCGCTCATCCACCGTCCGGACCTCGGAAGTGCACTGGAACGGATGGCGGACGTGACGCGCGCGCTGCCGGTCCCGCCGCTCACGCTCGTCCCCGGCGACGACTCCACCCGCCTCGAGGTGCGGGTGGACGTGCGCGGCGACAACTACGCGCCGGAGTTCGTCGACGAGGCCTTCCGGCTGGTCACCGACTTCGAGCTGATCCTGCTGCACCGGTTCGCGGCGTGGCTCGTGGGCCGACGGGTGAAACTGCGGTCGGTGCTCATCCCCTACCCGGACCCGGGGCCGCGGTTCGCGAAGCACTACGACGCCATCTTCGGGGTTCCGGTGACGTTCGGCGCCCAGACCGCGTCGCTCGAGTTCGACAACTCGATCCTGCGGGCGCCGATCATCCAGGACGAACGGAGCCTCGCCGAGTACCTGCGGGAGTCACCCAATCTGCTTCTCTCCGAGCGTGACTACGACAGCACCGCCTCGCAGCAGGTGCGTCGGGTCCTCGAGATGGGTCTGCGCGGGCGCACCTGCACCGCGGAGGAGATCGCGGAGATGCTGTCGATCAGCGTGCCGCACCTGCGCCGCCTGCTCAGGCAGGAGGGCACGTCGCTCAACAACCTGCGCGAGGAGGTGCTGCGCGACGCCGCGATCGCCGCGCTGCGGCGCGGCGAGCCGGTGGACGAGTTGTCGGCTCGGCTGGGCTTCTCCGAACCCAGCGCGTTCCGTCGGGCGTTCAAGCGGTGGACCGGCGCCACCCCGGGCGCGTACCGCTAG
- a CDS encoding WhiB family transcriptional regulator, with protein sequence MGRARNDAAGRGLPCRIGDDPDLWFSEAPAALERAKQLCGGCPIRSRCLSDALDRAEPWGVWGGEIVHRGVVIARKRGRGRPRTGAAACGAGKP encoded by the coding sequence GTGGGGCGAGCCCGAAACGACGCGGCGGGGCGAGGATTGCCCTGCCGGATCGGCGACGATCCCGACCTGTGGTTCTCCGAGGCTCCGGCCGCACTCGAGCGTGCCAAGCAACTGTGCGGCGGATGCCCGATCCGATCGCGGTGTCTGAGCGATGCGCTCGATCGGGCCGAACCGTGGGGCGTGTGGGGCGGCGAGATCGTGCACCGCGGGGTCGTCATCGCCCGCAAGCGCGGTCGCGGCCGCCCCCGCACGGGTGCCGCGGCCTGCGGGGCGGGCAAACCCTGA